Below is a genomic region from Fusobacterium canifelinum.
AAACCTGTTACCTTAGCATCTTTATCAATTCCTACAACAAAATTAATATCTCCACCATAACCTGCTTCTGTAACTGATGCAACATAACCTACTACTTCTCCTGCATCATTAAATCCAGGTATGTATTGCATTCCATCAGCTTCTTTTGCTTCATCTTCTTTGAAGCTAGTTGCTTCTGGTAGAACTTCTTTTCTAGCTTCATTAACTATTTTTAAAGTATTTTCTGCTATAACTTTACTTGTGAAATCATTAACTCCTCCAAGTAATCCAGCTGATATAGCTGCTATTAGACCAAGGACGATCCCAAAATGTATATATCTATTTTCCATTTTTGCTCACCCCTCCAAACTTTTTAGGTCTTATATATCTATCAATTAAAGGAACTACACCATTCATTATTAAAATAGCATAAGCTGTTCCTTCTGGATATCCACCTTTCATTCTGATTAAAGAAATTAAAATTCCTAATCCCAATGCAAAAACTACTCTTCCTTTTGAAGTTGTTGGGCTTGTAACCATATCAGTTGCCATAAAGAAAGCTCCTAAGAACAATCCTCCTGAGAATATTTGCATTAAAGGATCTGCTCCCATTGCCCAAGTTAAAATAAATACTGTACCTATCATAGTAGCAGGAAGTTTCCAATCTATATGTTTCTTATATATTAAATATGCTCCTCCTATTAATAGAGCCAAAGAAGAAGTTTCTCCTAAACATCCTCCCATTTGCCCTAGAAAAGCATCAATATATTGGTTAGTATTTTCTAACAATGCATCTGATAGAGGAATTCCTCTTTTCATAGCATCTAAAACTGTTGCTCCTGCTTTTCCATCAAACGCAAATGTCGTTATTGCAACTGGCCAAGATGCTTGAACAAATGCTCTGCCCACTAATGCTGGGTTGAAAATATTATGTCCTAAACCACCATAAACCATTTTACCTAATGTTATTGCCACTATATTTCCAACTACTACATATTGTAAAGGCATTATAGCTGGAACTACAAATGAAAATAATATACCTGTTAGTATAGCACTTCCATCAAATGCTTCTATATCTCTTTTTAATGCTTTTTGACATAGATATTCTGTAAGTATACAAGTCAAAACTGATACAGCAGTTAGTATCAAAGCTCTCACACCAAATGTGTATACAGCCATAGCAAATGCTGGTATCAAGGCTATAACAACATCATACATTACTGATTCAACAGTTTCTGCTGTTCTAATATGAGGAGCTGGTCCTGTTTTTAAAATTGTACTCACTTTTATCCTCCTTAATTAGTTTAATCTACTTTTTCTTAGCTCTTAATTTAGCTTTTCCTGTTTTAATAGCCTCAGCTAAAGGTCTATTAGCAGGACAAATATAAGCACAAGAACCACATTCTATACAATCCATTAGATTATGAACTGCCATTTCTTCATATTCTTTTGCAGCAGCTAATCTATCAAACATAAGTGGTGCAAGCCCCATAGGACATGCAGAAACACACTTAGAACAGCTTATACAAGCTTTTGTCTTGTATGGTCTCATTTCCTCATTAGTTAGTGCTAAAAGCCCTGATGTACCTTTTATTACAGTGGCATCTTCTGTCATTTGAGCAAGTCCCATCATAGGACCTCCCATAACTAATCTTGCCATTTCTTCTCTATTTATTCCACAGTGGTCTAAAATATATGAGAAAGGTGTTCCTATTGCAACTTTTACATTTTTAGGATTTTTAATAGCCTTTCCAGATACTGTAACAACTTTTTCAATTAAAGGTTTTCCATTTACAACAGCTTCATATATTGCTGCAGCTGTTCCTGTATTTTGTACAACAACACCAACTGCTGATGGAAGTTGTCCAGATGGAACTTGTCTATCTAAAATTGATTTAATAAGTTGTTTTTCTCCTCCTTGTGGATATTTTGTTTTTAATGGAACAATATTTATCCCTGTTCCTTCTGATGCTTTTTTCATAGATTCAATAGCTTCTGGTTTATTATCTTCTATTCCTACATAAACATTAGGAACATTTAAAATCTTTTTAATAATTTTAATTCCTTCAACTATTGATTTTGGATTTTCTAACATAAGTCTATTGTCCGAATTTAAATAAGGTTCACATTCTGCACCATTTAAAATCAAACTATCTAGTTGTGTGTTAGGTGGAGGATTTAATTTTACATGAGTTGGGAATGTTGCCCCTCCTATACCAACAATACCCTTTTCTCTGATAATGTCAAGTAAAGCTTTCTTATCTGCTTCTTCCCAATTTTCAATTTTACTTAGTTCTGCCCACTCTTCTTTTTTGTCATTTTCAATGAAAATTGTCATAACTTTTCCTGTTAAAGGAAAAACACGACTTTCAATTTTAGTAACAGTTCCACTCACTGGTGAATGAACAGGTACCGCCAAACCTTCTGCATCTGCAATTTTTTGTCCTTTTAAAACTCTATCTCCTACATTTACAATAGGATTTAAAGGAGCTCCTATATGTTGTAAAAGAGGAACAAAAATTTCATCTGGAGATTCCAACTTTTCAATTGGTAAATGTTCTGTTTGTATTTTATTTTCAGGGGGATGAACGCCGCCTCTGAAACCAAAAAATTTCATCAAAAACACTCCTTTCATAATAGTTTATTTTCCACAAGTTGATTTTAACATACATATACAAAATTAACAAGTTTTTATTTTGAATTTTCTTTTTTCTTATTATACTTCTGCATAATCCTATCTAAATTTTGAACACTTAGCATTTCTATAACACAGTTATTAATTTTTTCTAAAATTTCATCTAAGTCTTTTTGTTCAGTCTGATTAAACTCTCCTAGGACATGTTCAACAGCATCTTTTTCTTTTGCACCTATACCACACTTTATTCTGATAAACTCTTCTCCTATATGAGAAATTATAGATTTTATTCCATTATGACCACCAGAGCTTCCCTTTTCTCTAATTCTAATGTCTCCAAAAGATAAATCCATATCATCATAGATAACAATAATATCTTTCTTAGGGTCTAATTTATAGAAATTTATAATCTCTATAACTGAATTTCCGCTTAAATTCATAAAGGTTTGGGGCTTAAAAAATATAACTTTCTCTCCATCAATATTTTTTTCACTGACAAGAGCTTGAAATTTTTCTCTTTCATCACTTATATTAAACTTTTTTCTTAAACTATCCACAGCAATAAAACCTATATTATGCCGTGTCTTTTCATATTTTTTACCTGGATTTCCTAAACCAATAACAATTTTCATTTTCTTCCCCTCCTTCCTTTTTATTTTCCCGAATTATTATACTACATATTCCTTATATTTTCATCATTATTTTTATGAATTTACAAAGATAATAAAAAGGTTATTACACTTCGTTTGATTTTTGAAATGTGATAACCTTTTATTAAATTTTAAATACACTTCTACTATCTCTTATTTCGTTTATATTTTCTTTTAATTTTGACATAGTTACTTCTTTTCCATTGGTTCCTTAAATACTTATACTTCCATCTTAATATTCCATCAATACTGTTCTTCTACATCTTTATATGTAAAATAATATCTATTTATTAGTTAACATACTTCTATTTTCTAAAGATATACCAATATTTTACTGATTTTAAGATTTTTTTATAATTCTATGTTATAAAGTATTAAAATCAAAGCTACTATTAAATTTATGTCTCCTATTAAAAATAATTCCAAAGTTTCTATTTTTTCCTTTTTTATTATAGAGTATGCAAAAGCTAATATAATAGATTCAGTTACATACAAATAGAAACCTAAAATATT
It encodes:
- a CDS encoding RnfABCDGE type electron transport complex subunit G — translated: MENRYIHFGIVLGLIAAISAGLLGGVNDFTSKVIAENTLKIVNEARKEVLPEATSFKEDEAKEADGMQYIPGFNDAGEVVGYVASVTEAGYGGDINFVVGIDKDAKVTGLNVVTSSETPGLGAKINEKEWQEHWIGKDATYEFNKSVDAFAGATISPSAVYRGVIRALNTYQNEVSK
- a CDS encoding RnfABCDGE type electron transport complex subunit D, whose amino-acid sequence is MSTILKTGPAPHIRTAETVESVMYDVVIALIPAFAMAVYTFGVRALILTAVSVLTCILTEYLCQKALKRDIEAFDGSAILTGILFSFVVPAIMPLQYVVVGNIVAITLGKMVYGGLGHNIFNPALVGRAFVQASWPVAITTFAFDGKAGATVLDAMKRGIPLSDALLENTNQYIDAFLGQMGGCLGETSSLALLIGGAYLIYKKHIDWKLPATMIGTVFILTWAMGADPLMQIFSGGLFLGAFFMATDMVTSPTTSKGRVVFALGLGILISLIRMKGGYPEGTAYAILIMNGVVPLIDRYIRPKKFGGVSKNGK
- the rsxC gene encoding electron transport complex subunit RsxC is translated as MKFFGFRGGVHPPENKIQTEHLPIEKLESPDEIFVPLLQHIGAPLNPIVNVGDRVLKGQKIADAEGLAVPVHSPVSGTVTKIESRVFPLTGKVMTIFIENDKKEEWAELSKIENWEEADKKALLDIIREKGIVGIGGATFPTHVKLNPPPNTQLDSLILNGAECEPYLNSDNRLMLENPKSIVEGIKIIKKILNVPNVYVGIEDNKPEAIESMKKASEGTGINIVPLKTKYPQGGEKQLIKSILDRQVPSGQLPSAVGVVVQNTGTAAAIYEAVVNGKPLIEKVVTVSGKAIKNPKNVKVAIGTPFSYILDHCGINREEMARLVMGGPMMGLAQMTEDATVIKGTSGLLALTNEEMRPYKTKACISCSKCVSACPMGLAPLMFDRLAAAKEYEEMAVHNLMDCIECGSCAYICPANRPLAEAIKTGKAKLRAKKK
- the pth gene encoding aminoacyl-tRNA hydrolase, which encodes MKIVIGLGNPGKKYEKTRHNIGFIAVDSLRKKFNISDEREKFQALVSEKNIDGEKVIFFKPQTFMNLSGNSVIEIINFYKLDPKKDIIVIYDDMDLSFGDIRIREKGSSGGHNGIKSIISHIGEEFIRIKCGIGAKEKDAVEHVLGEFNQTEQKDLDEILEKINNCVIEMLSVQNLDRIMQKYNKKKENSK